TAattaatattccatcgtgtgtgtgtgtgtgtgtgtgtgtgtgtgtataatcacatcttcttaatccattcatctgtcagtggccacttaggttgtttccatatcttggctattgtaaataatgctgccataaacatagtggtacatgtatctttttaattagtaggggtgtttttttttgtttggtttcagtaaatacccagtagtagaattactggactGTCTGGTCTTTCTATGTTTTATGTTTTGAGGAatctcaatactgttttccacattggcttcaccaatttacattcctaccaacagtacatgaaggttcctttttctccacatccttgccaatgcttgttatttcttgtctttttgatcatGTTAGTGATCCTGCCCAGGCTTGGATCCTGCACAAAGCCATGTTGGGAAGTTCATATTATGTGTAATGACCTCTTAAGGCCACATCCTTTTCATGATGTCTGGCTCCAGGCCTAAGAGACAATCATGCACaaggggaaattatttttaacacttttctACAAGGATGCTATTTTAATTCAACTTGTTACTGGAGTTCATTCTAATTCCCTTCCTTCTTAGACCTCTTGTGCCCATCTAATAACTAACACAAAATGAAGAGGGGCTTTGGGAAGAAGAGTACCcgcccatacacacacacacacacacacacatcccaccctAGGAACTGTCCCAGTAGAAGTGGCAGGAGAGGGGGTCATAGCAGGGACAAGGGGAGGTTCagaacctactgaatcagaatccttGGGTTGGGCTTTCTAATGACTAGGAGGTGATCCTCTTTGGAACCCCTGGTAAAGGAGCAGGAGCATTGGCTTGAGAGTTAGACACTGGCTCAAATCTTAGCTCAGATAATACTAATATTAGATGACCCTATTTGAGTTCTCTAACCTTTCCtagcctcagttttatcatttgtaaatagggatgataataatagtgtCTCTATCTCaaagggttattgtgaggattaaataaatacatatatgtaaagcacttaaaatggTGTCTGACACATGGTAAGCTATGGTAATTATTATTATGCTCCCCCTCTTAGAGGTATTAACGGAATCTAAATCATCTATGAAGCCTAAAATTGTGAGACTGTATAAGAAGCAGCAAATAGCATGATTCTTACATGAGTTTTGCTTTCAGCACCAGAACATTCTTTACACTGGGACCAAACATTGCCCCCATACTTGTGAACAAATTCTTATCTATTTGTTAATCTGGTGGTGATATATCAGTGttaccagaaaacagaaaatagaggggtgcctggctggctcactcagtggggcacgcgactcttgatctcagggctgtaagttTGAGACCtacgatgggtgtagagattacttaaaaataaaataaaataaaaagaagatagaaTTTGCTTAGCAGAATTTCACCATAGGGTGATCTTGGTTGGAAAGTATTCCATTAAACAAGGGATACCTATGCAGTATTAATACaaatctatttatatttgagCATAATAACATGCTTTTTAATAGCATGTTATAACATCAAAGTTCTACAAACACtaggcttttttttctctaatagaaatttttttttttcacttgaaataCATTACTCTGGGAttactttatttgtttctttccttttaagtGTTACACACCATCACGACCAAGAAACTTGACCTCAGTAATATGCCGCTCTCTGTGTTTCCGTACTATGCCTCTTTGGGCACGGCCTTGTACGGAAAGGAGAAACCTCTGATTAAGCTTCCAGCACCATTCAGAGAATCGTTAGATCTTCCCTTATGGAGATTCTTGAAGAAAAAGCACCATCTGATGGATGAGATAAATGACGAAGTGAGGCATTGTCACTCTGAACTAATGTGGTCCGAACTCAGTGGTGAAGTTACCATCAGACCTGCAACCACATTATTCAGTCTAGGTAGACTAAGGATCAGGACTTGGCGGAAAGATGTTTCCACAGCATTCTCTAGCATCAGGTCTAAATATAAAGTCACCCCATTGAAAGTGGATCCCATAGTGTGGGACACCATAAAAAATAGTTTAGAAGACGACAGGATTTTGACTGAATTTGATACACTTATGGGGGTTGTAACCTTAGTGGGGAAATCAGAGGATGTACAGAACATTGAGCCACAAATCAAGGAATTAATAGAAAGTacaactcaaaaaattaaaaaagaagagcaaagtgtAAAGGAAAAAGTGGCCATTGCTCCAGGAAGGTATTCTCTTTTGTGTCACAGTGGCATCCTGGAGCGTCTCCACACTGAGTGCCCAGAGATGGAGATGTCTTATGATGAAGCTTCTCAACACATGAGCTTCAAAGGACTCTGCACAGATGTGTATAAAGCAAAGtgtgaaatacagaaaaagatgTACACCATGGCTCAAAAAAACATCCAGCTTCCCCCCGAGATTTTCCAATTTTTGCAAAAAGTAGACTGTGCAGAATTCTCTAAGTCTCTTTTTATAGCACAGAAAATTCTTGCTGTTTTTGAGCTAGAGGGTACAGCTGTTCTTCTAACCAGCTATTTCTCTGAAGTCCTATTAGATGCTGAAAAGCAAATGGTCAGTGCCTTAAGTTCTAAGCGCATAGACATTGAGGACAAGGACATTCTTAATGGCAAGAAATGGAAAGGGCTCACTCGCAGATTGCATAAGAAACATAATTCCTCGTCAAAGACTGTAATAATCGATGAGTTAACTTCAGGAACCAAAGCTGAGGTTATCATTGCAGGCTGTGTGAGAGAAGTGAATGAAACCCATAGCTTGCTTTTTGACTTTGTGGAAGAACACACGAAAATAGAGAGATTGGTTGAAATAGAGCCTTCCATAATCATTGATTAtttgaagatagaaaaaaagCCATTCTGGCAAAAGATAAAGAAGACAAATGTTCAAGTAATTTTCAAtgctgagaataaaaaaaaaggcattttactAATTGGCCCAAAGGCTAAAGTCCTGGACGGCATGCACATCATCAAGCAAGCCTGGGAATCCATCTGTGTTGAAAGCATCCATATTGATAAGCCAGGAGTCAGCCAGTTCTTCCAGGAGAAAGCACAGTATTATAAAAGTGAAGTCAAACGGTTATTTGGATGTTTCATTGAACTACAGGagaatggagggaagaaagagggaggtggCACTGACGGACAGAAGTGCTCTTCTCGGGCAGAGCTGGCCCCTGGAGTCTCTCTGATTGTGCAACGGGGCGACTTGACACAGTTTCCTGTGGAAGTGGTGGTGAGCACTGCAAATGAGGACCTGAAGCTCTCTGGCGGCCTAGCGGCTGCTCTTTCTAAAGCGGCTGGCCCTGAGCTCCAAGCAGATTGTGACCAGATAGCGAAGAAGATGGGCAAGATCCCCCCTGGCCGTGCCGTCATCTCCAAAGCAGGAAAGCTCCCATACCGGCATGTGATTCATGCCGTGGGGCCCAAGTGGAAGGGAGATGAGGCCCTGAAGTGTGTGCTCCAGTTAAAGAAAGCTATAGAAGAAAGTCTCCATTTGGCTGCAAAATACAAGTACCGATCCATAGCCATCCCTGCTATCAGCTCTGGAGTCTTTGGCTTTCCCTTAGCCCGGTGTGTGAAGACTATTGTTTTGGCTATCAAGAAAAACTTCCAGCTTAACCAGGATGGAAATACCTTGAAAGAGATTTACCTTGTGGATACAGCAGAGAAGGCTGTGGAGGCCTTTGCAGAGACAGTGAAAACTGTATTTGAAGACTCCCTGTCTGTTGCCGCTTCGCTGCCCAGTTTACCCGCAGCAGTCCAGCCCAGCTTGATAACAGTTCATGGAAACGGACAAATGTCATTGTCCCAGGGAAATCTGAGGCTCCTGCTGGTGAAAGGGGATGTGCAGAGTGCTACGGTGAGTGTCCCTACCTACAGAACACCCACCAAGGTGCTGTGACTCCAGTTAGCCTGTTGCCAAAGGAAGATTAGGATCCAGGGAAAGAATCCCATGCCTGCCCTCCCGGCCTCAAAACCGGTTTCCTCAGAAAACTGGGCTGCTTCATTGAGGCATTTACTAACAGCGATTGGCCAGTTAACCGTGGGGACTGCAAGTGTATTCAGATCGCTAGGTCTCCGGTAAATGTGAAAACCCACAGGAAGATCTTACATTTACACTTATCTTCACCACTTACACATTTATACTTTTTCAGTGCCTTTATACCTGTCATATTTTGGCAAATCTAAGGTTAATTTCCTGTCAAATTTACAGAGAGCAGATacagaaaaattagaatatttgatGCGGGCAGAGGACAGGAATCTTGTCAATGGCGCTGAACCAGGGTGAGCCACGTTACTCCTCAGTGACCCATGCGGGGCAGCTGTGAACATCGCTTGGTCACATtccctctcctgtcttctcttgGTGCCTTAATCTAGCCTGATTTAGAAAGTCTCTATCAGGTCCAACCAATCTGCTCACAGCTCAAACGTACCGGGCTTATGTTCATGCTGGCCCCCTCCCAGATGACTGtcctgtcttcctctgcctgctGCAGGGATTCCCATTTTCTAGACCCCAGAAGTCACTTCCTCTGTGCTGCTTCAGTGACCCCATACtatttatatattgctttttGACAGCTCTCTGTTGTCCTAGAGTGTTAATTAAATAAGCTTCTAGTAACCCTTTGCCTTGGATGGCATTTCAACCTCTGAAATCAATCATCTTAGTTTCCCCCTCATGGTGCCAAGCACATGGCTCAAACATAGTCCTCCTTGATGAATGCTTTTTGTTAGCATCTGAGACAAATTGTTGGCTTTCTCTTTAAGGCTGATGTTCTTGTCAACTCCATTCCCATGGATCTTGAGCTTAATAGAGGGCCCCTTTCTCAGGCCCTCCTGGCAAAAGCTGGGCCAAAGCTCCAGGAGGAATTGAACATTGTCGGACAAATGGCAATTGTTGGCATGGGCACAGTTCTCCAAACCAGCGGACACAGTCTGCACTGCCGCCGTGTGCTTCACGTGGTGGCTCCGAACTGGAGAGATGACAGCACATCTTCATACAAGGTGGGCCAGGAGTTAGGTTCTCTAGGAAATTGGGTAGCCCTCTGGACCCTCCTCTCAGGGTAATGTAGCTTGCCTCTCTGTCACATTCTCAGCAGGTTCTATCATTAgggctgtttgttttgttttgttttgttttgttttgttttgttttgttttgttttgttttagcccTAGCTGACTTCTGAAGACTGGTTGATAATATAAATTGATTATAGCGCCCAGTCATTATTGGGGCTCATTAAGAGGTATGGAAAATGGCGCGTCCTCAGTGGGGATAGCAAGGCGAGGGCATGGAGAATGGAAGAGGATGAAGGATTAGAACAGTTTTTGCCCTGCTTCTTATCTTCATTGCTGAGTAAGTTTGGATCTTTTTGGAGGGCCTCtgacattctctttttcttttcctcatcaaCTCCTatactcttctttcctttttttgactGCCCTTCACCTCTGTTGAAAGCGGAGGAGTAGACAGAGATCACGGTCAAAGTTGCtaaatttttgtcctttttgttctGACTCCCAATTCTAGGAAAGATGCATAAAGTTGTGCTTTGTGCCTTTCAGATCATGGGAGACATAATCAGAAAATGTTTGGAAATCACTGAGAGCTTATCCttgaaatcaattgcatttccaGCCATAGGAACAGGAAATTTGGGGTTTCCTAAAACCATTTTTGCTGAATTAATCATTTCAGAAGTGTTGAAATTTAGTAGCAAGACTCAACTGACAACTTTACAAGAGGTTTACTTTCTGCTGCACCCGAGTGATCACGGAAATATTCAGGTACAATCTCACTAACTTCTGGTTGTTTTGGCAGCTGAGCCCTCATGTTCTCAAATGTCTTCTTGGTCTATTAGGTTGTTTTTTCCATGTATTTCCCATACATGGGAAAGTAAAGGAATAGTGTAGACTAGTTGTAGCACAGCAAATTTCAAGCAAATTTatggatatggaaaaaaatttaacttcttaTTAAGGAAATTTTTAAGCATTAATGAAAGTAGACAAAATAGTATAATGAATTCCCTGTACCCATCACTCATCAATTACAATTATCAACCTCTGGCCAATATGTTTCATTTCTATCTCTATTTATTTCCCCTCTtcctatgttattttttctttttatttatttatc
This genomic stretch from Acinonyx jubatus isolate Ajub_Pintada_27869175 chromosome C2, VMU_Ajub_asm_v1.0, whole genome shotgun sequence harbors:
- the PARP14 gene encoding protein mono-ADP-ribosyltransferase PARP14 isoform X2, whose protein sequence is MAVSGSVPLLVEGSWGPDPPKNLSTKLQMYFQSPKRSGGGECEVRQEPGRPGLFLVFFHREDVRQKVLEKKNHELIWPGKGTFKLTVQLPTAPDKVQDAFEGEIPTKESEGKEHVKEPDVSEELDTKLSLNRRSEKVEDTSEECENISSLVAFENLKANVTSIMLTLLVENISGLSNDDFQVEVIRDFDVAVVTFQKCIDAVKFVDDCARHHSVKQLQLSPRLLEVTKTIRVENLPPGADDYNLKCLFENPLNGGGRIARIQCLPEESSALIEFFDKKVLHTITTKKLDLSNMPLSVFPYYASLGTALYGKEKPLIKLPAPFRESLDLPLWRFLKKKHHLMDEINDEVRHCHSELMWSELSGEVTIRPATTLFSLGRLRIRTWRKDVSTAFSSIRSKYKVTPLKVDPIVWDTIKNSLEDDRILTEFDTLMGVVTLVGKSEDVQNIEPQIKELIESTTQKIKKEEQSVKEKVAIAPGRYSLLCHSGILERLHTECPEMEMSYDEASQHMSFKGLCTDVYKAKCEIQKKMYTMAQKNIQLPPEIFQFLQKVDCAEFSKSLFIAQKILAVFELEGTAVLLTSYFSEVLLDAEKQMVSALSSKRIDIEDKDILNGKKWKGLTRRLHKKHNSSSKTVIIDELTSGTKAEVIIAGCVREVNETHSLLFDFVEEHTKIERLVEIEPSIIIDYLKIEKKPFWQKIKKTNVQVIFNAENKKKGILLIGPKAKVLDGMHIIKQAWESICVESIHIDKPGVSQFFQEKAQYYKSEVKRLFGCFIELQENGGKKEGGGTDGQKCSSRAELAPGVSLIVQRGDLTQFPVEVVVSTANEDLKLSGGLAAALSKAAGPELQADCDQIAKKMGKIPPGRAVISKAGKLPYRHVIHAVGPKWKGDEALKCVLQLKKAIEESLHLAAKYKYRSIAIPAISSGVFGFPLARCVKTIVLAIKKNFQLNQDGNTLKEIYLVDTAEKAVEAFAETVKTVFEDSLSVAASLPSLPAAVQPSLITVHGNGQMSLSQGNLRLLLVKGDVQSATADVLVNSIPMDLELNRGPLSQALLAKAGPKLQEELNIVGQMAIVGMGTVLQTSGHSLHCRRVLHVVAPNWRDDSTSSYKIMGDIIRKCLEITESLSLKSIAFPAIGTGNLGFPKTIFAELIISEVLKFSSKTQLTTLQEVYFLLHPSDHGNIQAFSDEFARRTNGNFVSDKIPKAEDKQGVSKAILECAGQNVEMECSHQVQKGNSDYIITEGGLLRCKNIVHVIGGNDVKRSISYVLQECEKRNYSSICLPAIGTGNAKQDPGMVADAIIDAIEDFIQKGFVRSVKKVKVVIFMPHLLDVFWASMKKREPSLTSPQQSLPSKLTSFMGSPSQSPQKQNPLVLKKKTESASFQVCGENVKCVENALTWIQDLITKELCPYTNEDECIKDFNEKEYQKLNELQENLNIAICLDSKRPLIEVFGIGKDLTEARNAIEEMIKRIRLAKEQKSQADFISEFVEWQYYDKDTFHSFKKIINLQLENARKAKKRIAVVKVNHQTYTVDLCKYSATDAEGRSLPVRRLMKSEVGIPEHWSDMKQQDVCVVELQPGHAEYATVASKFNQTCSHFYIEKIERIQNPDLWNSYQTKKKAMDAKYGHKNNEKQLFHGTDVDSVPHVNRNGFNRSYAGKNAVAYGKGTYFAVNARYSASDTYSRPDKNGKKHMYYVRVLTGTYTRGNQSLIVPPPKSPDNPTDLYDTVTDCVHNPGLFVVFYDYQAYPEYLITFTY
- the PARP14 gene encoding protein mono-ADP-ribosyltransferase PARP14 isoform X3 codes for the protein MLTLLVENISGLSNDDFQVEVIRDFDVAVVTFQKCIDAVKFVDDCARHHSVKQLQLSPRLLEVTKTIRVENLPPGADDYNLKCLFENPLNGGGRIARIQCLPEESSALIEFFDKKVLHTITTKKLDLSNMPLSVFPYYASLGTALYGKEKPLIKLPAPFRESLDLPLWRFLKKKHHLMDEINDEVRHCHSELMWSELSGEVTIRPATTLFSLGRLRIRTWRKDVSTAFSSIRSKYKVTPLKVDPIVWDTIKNSLEDDRILTEFDTLMGVVTLVGKSEDVQNIEPQIKELIESTTQKIKKEEQSVKEKVAIAPGRYSLLCHSGILERLHTECPEMEMSYDEASQHMSFKGLCTDVYKAKCEIQKKMYTMAQKNIQLPPEIFQFLQKVDCAEFSKSLFIAQKILAVFELEGTAVLLTSYFSEVLLDAEKQMVSALSSKRIDIEDKDILNGKKWKGLTRRLHKKHNSSSKTVIIDELTSGTKAEVIIAGCVREVNETHSLLFDFVEEHTKIERLVEIEPSIIIDYLKIEKKPFWQKIKKTNVQVIFNAENKKKGILLIGPKAKVLDGMHIIKQAWESICVESIHIDKPGVSQFFQEKAQYYKSEVKRLFGCFIELQENGGKKEGGGTDGQKCSSRAELAPGVSLIVQRGDLTQFPVEVVVSTANEDLKLSGGLAAALSKAAGPELQADCDQIAKKMGKIPPGRAVISKAGKLPYRHVIHAVGPKWKGDEALKCVLQLKKAIEESLHLAAKYKYRSIAIPAISSGVFGFPLARCVKTIVLAIKKNFQLNQDGNTLKEIYLVDTAEKAVEAFAETVKTVFEDSLSVAASLPSLPAAVQPSLITVHGNGQMSLSQGNLRLLLVKGDVQSATADVLVNSIPMDLELNRGPLSQALLAKAGPKLQEELNIVGQMAIVGMGTVLQTSGHSLHCRRVLHVVAPNWRDDSTSSYKIMGDIIRKCLEITESLSLKSIAFPAIGTGNLGFPKTIFAELIISEVLKFSSKTQLTTLQEVYFLLHPSDHGNIQAFSDEFARRTNGNFVSDKIPKAEDKQVFYGTGFSPDVGMHEMMIGPIIFQVAFGDITKEEADMIVNSTSKTFNLKAGVSKAILECAGQNVEMECSHQVQKGNSDYIITEGGLLRCKNIVHVIGGNDVKRSISYVLQECEKRNYSSICLPAIGTGNAKQDPGMVADAIIDAIEDFIQKGFVRSVKKVKVVIFMPHLLDVFWASMKKREPSLTSPQQSLPSKLTSFMGSPSQSPQKQNPLVLKKKTESASFQVCGENVKCVENALTWIQDLITKELCPYTNEDECIKDFNEKEYQKLNELQENLNIAICLDSKRPLIEVFGIGKDLTEARNAIEEMIKRIRLAKEQKSQADFISEFVEWQYYDKDTFHSFKKIINLQLENARKAKKRIAVVKVNHQTYTVDLCKYSATDAEGRSLPVRRLMKSEVGIPEHWSDMKQQDVCVVELQPGHAEYATVASKFNQTCSHFYIEKIERIQNPDLWNSYQTKKKAMDAKYGHKNNEKQLFHGTDVDSVPHVNRNGFNRSYAGKNAVAYGKGTYFAVNARYSASDTYSRPDKNGKKHMYYVRVLTGTYTRGNQSLIVPPPKSPDNPTDLYDTVTDCVHNPGLFVVFYDYQAYPEYLITFTY
- the PARP14 gene encoding protein mono-ADP-ribosyltransferase PARP14 isoform X4 — its product is MAVSGSVPLLVEGSWGPDPPKNLSTKLQMYFQSPKRSGGGECEVRQEPGRPGLFLVFFHREDVRQKVLEKKNHELIWPGKGTFKLTVQLPTAPDKVQDAFEGEIPTKESEGKEHVKEPDVSEELDTKLSLNRRSEKVEDTSEECENISSLVAFENLKANVTSIMLTLLVENISGLSNDDFQVEVIRDFDVAVVTFQKCIDAVKFVDDCARHHSVKQLQLSPRLLEVTKTIRVENLPPGADDYNLKCLFENPLNGGGRIARIQCLPEESSALIEFFDKKVLHTITTKKLDLSNMPLSVFPYYASLGTALYGKEKPLIKLPAPFRESLDLPLWRFLKKKHHLMDEINDEVRHCHSELMWSELSGEVTIRPATTLFSLGRLRIRTWRKDVSTAFSSIRSKYKVTPLKVDPIVWDTIKNSLEDDRILTEFDTLMGVVTLVGKSEDVQNIEPQIKELIESTTQKIKKEEQSVKEKVAIAPGRYSLLCHSGILERLHTECPEMEMSYDEASQHMSFKGLCTDVYKAKCEIQKKMYTMAQKNIQLPPEIFQFLQKVDCAEFSKSLFIAQKILAVFELEGTAVLLTSYFSEVLLDAEKQMVSALSSKRIDIEDKDILNGKKWKGLTRRLHKKHNSSSKTVIIDELTSGTKAEVIIAGCVREVNETHSLLFDFVEEHTKIERLVEIEPSIIIDYLKIEKKPFWQKIKKTNVQVIFNAENKKKGILLIGPKAKVLDGMHIIKQAWESICVESIHIDKPGVSQFFQEKAQYYKSEVKRLFGCFIELQENGGKKEGGGTDGQKCSSRAELAPGVSLIVQRGDLTQFPVEVVVSTANEDLKLSGGLAAALSKAAGPELQADCDQIAKKMGKIPPGRAVISKAGKLPYRHVIHAVGPKWKGDEALKCVLQLKKAIEESLHLAAKYKYRSIAIPAISSGVFGFPLARCVKTIVLAIKKNFQLNQDGNTLKEIYLVDTAEKAVEAFAETVKTVFEDSLSVAASLPSLPAAVQPSLITVHGNGQMSLSQGNLRLLLVKGDVQSATADVLVNSIPMDLELNRGPLSQALLAKAGPKLQEELNIVGQMAIVGMGTVLQTSGHSLHCRRVLHVVAPNWRDDSTSSYKIMGDIIRKCLEITESLSLKSIAFPAIGTGNLGFPKTIFAELIISEVLKFSSKTQLTTLQEVYFLLHPSDHGNIQAFSDEFARRTNGNFVSDKIPKAEDKQVFYGTGFSPDVGMHEMMIGPIIFQVAFGDITKEEADMIVNSTSKTFNLKAGVSKAILECAGQNVEMECSHQVQKGNSDYIITEGGLLRCKNIVHVIGGNDVKRSISYVLQECEKRNYSSICLPAIGTGNAKQDPGMVADAIIDAIEDFIQKGFVRSVKKVKVVIFMPHLLDVFWASMKKREPSLTSPQQSLPSKLTSFMGSPSQSPQKQNPLVLKKKTESASFQVCGENVKCVENALTWIQDLITKELCPYTNEDECIKDFNEKEYQKLNELQENLNIAICLDSKRPLIEVFGIGKDLTEARNAIEEMIKRIRLAKEQKSQADFISEFVEWQYYDKDTFHSFKKIINLQLENARKAKKRIAVVKVNHQTYTVDLCKYSATDAEGRSLPVRRLMKSED
- the PARP14 gene encoding protein mono-ADP-ribosyltransferase PARP14 isoform X1; this encodes MAVSGSVPLLVEGSWGPDPPKNLSTKLQMYFQSPKRSGGGECEVRQEPGRPGLFLVFFHREDVRQKVLEKKNHELIWPGKGTFKLTVQLPTAPDKVQDAFEGEIPTKESEGKEHVKEPDVSEELDTKLSLNRRSEKVEDTSEECENISSLVAFENLKANVTSIMLTLLVENISGLSNDDFQVEVIRDFDVAVVTFQKCIDAVKFVDDCARHHSVKQLQLSPRLLEVTKTIRVENLPPGADDYNLKCLFENPLNGGGRIARIQCLPEESSALIEFFDKKVLHTITTKKLDLSNMPLSVFPYYASLGTALYGKEKPLIKLPAPFRESLDLPLWRFLKKKHHLMDEINDEVRHCHSELMWSELSGEVTIRPATTLFSLGRLRIRTWRKDVSTAFSSIRSKYKVTPLKVDPIVWDTIKNSLEDDRILTEFDTLMGVVTLVGKSEDVQNIEPQIKELIESTTQKIKKEEQSVKEKVAIAPGRYSLLCHSGILERLHTECPEMEMSYDEASQHMSFKGLCTDVYKAKCEIQKKMYTMAQKNIQLPPEIFQFLQKVDCAEFSKSLFIAQKILAVFELEGTAVLLTSYFSEVLLDAEKQMVSALSSKRIDIEDKDILNGKKWKGLTRRLHKKHNSSSKTVIIDELTSGTKAEVIIAGCVREVNETHSLLFDFVEEHTKIERLVEIEPSIIIDYLKIEKKPFWQKIKKTNVQVIFNAENKKKGILLIGPKAKVLDGMHIIKQAWESICVESIHIDKPGVSQFFQEKAQYYKSEVKRLFGCFIELQENGGKKEGGGTDGQKCSSRAELAPGVSLIVQRGDLTQFPVEVVVSTANEDLKLSGGLAAALSKAAGPELQADCDQIAKKMGKIPPGRAVISKAGKLPYRHVIHAVGPKWKGDEALKCVLQLKKAIEESLHLAAKYKYRSIAIPAISSGVFGFPLARCVKTIVLAIKKNFQLNQDGNTLKEIYLVDTAEKAVEAFAETVKTVFEDSLSVAASLPSLPAAVQPSLITVHGNGQMSLSQGNLRLLLVKGDVQSATADVLVNSIPMDLELNRGPLSQALLAKAGPKLQEELNIVGQMAIVGMGTVLQTSGHSLHCRRVLHVVAPNWRDDSTSSYKIMGDIIRKCLEITESLSLKSIAFPAIGTGNLGFPKTIFAELIISEVLKFSSKTQLTTLQEVYFLLHPSDHGNIQAFSDEFARRTNGNFVSDKIPKAEDKQVFYGTGFSPDVGMHEMMIGPIIFQVAFGDITKEEADMIVNSTSKTFNLKAGVSKAILECAGQNVEMECSHQVQKGNSDYIITEGGLLRCKNIVHVIGGNDVKRSISYVLQECEKRNYSSICLPAIGTGNAKQDPGMVADAIIDAIEDFIQKGFVRSVKKVKVVIFMPHLLDVFWASMKKREPSLTSPQQSLPSKLTSFMGSPSQSPQKQNPLVLKKKTESASFQVCGENVKCVENALTWIQDLITKELCPYTNEDECIKDFNEKEYQKLNELQENLNIAICLDSKRPLIEVFGIGKDLTEARNAIEEMIKRIRLAKEQKSQADFISEFVEWQYYDKDTFHSFKKIINLQLENARKAKKRIAVVKVNHQTYTVDLCKYSATDAEGRSLPVRRLMKSEVGIPEHWSDMKQQDVCVVELQPGHAEYATVASKFNQTCSHFYIEKIERIQNPDLWNSYQTKKKAMDAKYGHKNNEKQLFHGTDVDSVPHVNRNGFNRSYAGKNAVAYGKGTYFAVNARYSASDTYSRPDKNGKKHMYYVRVLTGTYTRGNQSLIVPPPKSPDNPTDLYDTVTDCVHNPGLFVVFYDYQAYPEYLITFTY
- the PARP14 gene encoding protein mono-ADP-ribosyltransferase PARP14 isoform X5, producing the protein MPLSVFPYYASLGTALYGKEKPLIKLPAPFRESLDLPLWRFLKKKHHLMDEINDEVRHCHSELMWSELSGEVTIRPATTLFSLGRLRIRTWRKDVSTAFSSIRSKYKVTPLKVDPIVWDTIKNSLEDDRILTEFDTLMGVVTLVGKSEDVQNIEPQIKELIESTTQKIKKEEQSVKEKVAIAPGRYSLLCHSGILERLHTECPEMEMSYDEASQHMSFKGLCTDVYKAKCEIQKKMYTMAQKNIQLPPEIFQFLQKVDCAEFSKSLFIAQKILAVFELEGTAVLLTSYFSEVLLDAEKQMVSALSSKRIDIEDKDILNGKKWKGLTRRLHKKHNSSSKTVIIDELTSGTKAEVIIAGCVREVNETHSLLFDFVEEHTKIERLVEIEPSIIIDYLKIEKKPFWQKIKKTNVQVIFNAENKKKGILLIGPKAKVLDGMHIIKQAWESICVESIHIDKPGVSQFFQEKAQYYKSEVKRLFGCFIELQENGGKKEGGGTDGQKCSSRAELAPGVSLIVQRGDLTQFPVEVVVSTANEDLKLSGGLAAALSKAAGPELQADCDQIAKKMGKIPPGRAVISKAGKLPYRHVIHAVGPKWKGDEALKCVLQLKKAIEESLHLAAKYKYRSIAIPAISSGVFGFPLARCVKTIVLAIKKNFQLNQDGNTLKEIYLVDTAEKAVEAFAETVKTVFEDSLSVAASLPSLPAAVQPSLITVHGNGQMSLSQGNLRLLLVKGDVQSATADVLVNSIPMDLELNRGPLSQALLAKAGPKLQEELNIVGQMAIVGMGTVLQTSGHSLHCRRVLHVVAPNWRDDSTSSYKIMGDIIRKCLEITESLSLKSIAFPAIGTGNLGFPKTIFAELIISEVLKFSSKTQLTTLQEVYFLLHPSDHGNIQAFSDEFARRTNGNFVSDKIPKAEDKQVFYGTGFSPDVGMHEMMIGPIIFQVAFGDITKEEADMIVNSTSKTFNLKAGVSKAILECAGQNVEMECSHQVQKGNSDYIITEGGLLRCKNIVHVIGGNDVKRSISYVLQECEKRNYSSICLPAIGTGNAKQDPGMVADAIIDAIEDFIQKGFVRSVKKVKVVIFMPHLLDVFWASMKKREPSLTSPQQSLPSKLTSFMGSPSQSPQKQNPLVLKKKTESASFQVCGENVKCVENALTWIQDLITKELCPYTNEDECIKDFNEKEYQKLNELQENLNIAICLDSKRPLIEVFGIGKDLTEARNAIEEMIKRIRLAKEQKSQADFISEFVEWQYYDKDTFHSFKKIINLQLENARKAKKRIAVVKVNHQTYTVDLCKYSATDAEGRSLPVRRLMKSEVGIPEHWSDMKQQDVCVVELQPGHAEYATVASKFNQTCSHFYIEKIERIQNPDLWNSYQTKKKAMDAKYGHKNNEKQLFHGTDVDSVPHVNRNGFNRSYAGKNAVAYGKGTYFAVNARYSASDTYSRPDKNGKKHMYYVRVLTGTYTRGNQSLIVPPPKSPDNPTDLYDTVTDCVHNPGLFVVFYDYQAYPEYLITFTY